The Tenebrio molitor chromosome 3, icTenMoli1.1, whole genome shotgun sequence genome contains a region encoding:
- the mio gene encoding GATOR2 complex protein MIOS-B isoform X2 has protein sequence MSSKLEIQWSPITNKFITWGSEICLYEVHQDRDNVFQSIKLSSTTSANLLATNTNHHYVKCLDIYPKSDTDLLLAVGLSNGRIALSTFGPTEYDALGLTGKELVPRHARQCNAVCWNTIETSWVAAGLDKYRADNSVLIWDITKSSPNNENNNSGRLAVNTMAPGVELAKPIAEFGVSETAHSMAWFSSNSKIIAVGMNLKNIKFVDIRDPNKITNSTLTKAVFGLSVDPNDDRHLASFFENNIYVWDTRNFEKPILTLHQNKPVIKIAWCPTKYNLLGALQKDSSVINLYDIQHTVIGNEEVEPSVLERDVAPGSPHNIMSFSWHNSDENRFLTIALSGTITDYTVFDRITLNWAPTSNVVWTYGRKTMKYINDCPLQDISTKIRQRALAGYGLKAELYKNGEMVDNEMLSNVWNWLFLSGKLVDDGTLTGTQCKHPGVQAVLRIDPSNSKSELYSLLWSDLGNKNCQGVVRIFKHDDRDKALYLCSWHFERDSNQLTQFLEQLEKEQAYTRAAAIAVFNLKIRLAIDILSRAQESGSHSLALNVVAMALAGFTDDKNSVWKQFCTTARHKLSDPYLKVIFSFLTAENYNFESVLNENGVTVDDRVAFACMFLPDNRLHDYLKKLSDKLIEEGNLDGLLLTGTNQDGIRLLQKYLDATGDIQSTVLIAVRAFPVETFAETIKDWISSYRNLLDTWQLWNERAHFDIMLSTYWPADKAPQQVYVSCNFCGKSISAYMYGLTRGRGPFSRIGGTANKVKMSSCPNCRKPLPRCAICLMPMGTTTGNNAGSDTAKIIEFSNWFTWCQTCRHGGHVSHMTHWFDEHSECPVTACTCKCFSVDSVSNAMIK, from the exons ATGTCTTCAAAGTTAGAAATACAATGGTCTCCtatcacaaacaaatttatcaCATGGGGTTCCGAGATTTGTTTGTATGAAGTCCACCAAGACCGCGACAATGTTTTTCAAA gtatTAAACTATCTAGTACAACTTCAGCAAATTTATTAGCTACAAACACCAATCACCATTATGTCAAATGTTTAGATATATACCCCAAATCAGACACAGATTTGCTGTTAGCTGTGGGTCTGTCAAATGGAAGAATTGCCTTATCCACATTTGGGCCTACAGAGTATGATGCTTTGGGTTTAACTGGAAAAGAATTAG TGCCAAGACATGCCAGACAGTGCAATGCAGTCTGTTGGAATACAATTGAAACAAGTTGGGTGGCTGCTGGTTTGGACAAGTACAGAGCAGACAACTCCGTCCTCATTTGGGATATAACAAAATCCTCACCAAATAATGAGAATAACAACTCTGGAAGGCTGGCTGTCAACACTATGGCCCCAGGAGTAGAACTTGCAAAGCCAATAGCTGAGTTTGGGGTGTCTGAGACAGCCCACAGCATGGCATGGTTTAGCAGTAACAGTAAAATCATTGCTGTTGGTATGAATCTGAAGAATATCAAGTTTGTTGACATCAGAG ACCCCAATAAAATCACAAATTCTACTTTAACCAAAGCAGTGTTTGGATTGAGTGTGGATCCAAATGATGACAGACACCTAGcgtcattttttgaaaacaatatcTACGTTTGGGACACCCGCAATTTCGAGAAACCAATTCTCACATTACATCAGAATAAACCAGTGATTAAGATCGCTTGGTGTCCTACAAA GTATAATCTCTTAGGGGCGTTACAAAAAGACAGTTCTGTAATTAATTTGTATGATATTCAACACACTGTCATTGGGAATGAAGAAGTGGAACCGTCGGTTTTGGAACGAGATGTGGCGCCAGGGTCTCCTCATAATATTATGTCATTTTCTTGGCATAATTCGGATGAGAATAGATTCTTGACAATTGCGCTGTCAG GAACCATAACCGACTACACCGTGTTCGACAGGATAACGTTAAACTGGGCCCCCACATCGAACGTCGTTTGGACCTACGGTCGAAAAACAATGAAGTACATAAACGACTGCCCCTTGCAAGACATCTCCACAAAAATCAGACAGAGGGCGCTGGCCGGTTATGGCTTGAAA GCAGAACTCTACAAAAACGGCGAAATGGTGGACAATGAAATGTTATCGAACGTCTGGAACTGGTTGTTTCTAAGCGGAAAGCTCGTAGACGACGGGACATTGACAGGTACTCAATGCAAACATCCCGGAGTTCAGGCCGTGTTACGAATTGACCCCAGCAACAGCAAATCGGAACTTTACTCTCTTCTGTGGTCAGATTTGGGGAACAAGAATTGCCAGGGCGTCGTCAGAATATTCAA ACACGACGATCGCGACAAAGCACTGTATTTGTGTAGTTGGCATTTCGAGAGAGATTCGAATCAACTGACACAGTTCCTCGAGCAGCTCGAAAAAGAACAGGCGTACACTAGAGCTGCAGCGATTGCCGTGTTCAATTTAAAGATTCGTCTGGCGATTGACATTTTGAGTCGAGCCCAAGAGAGCGGATCCCACAGTTTGGCCTTGAATGTCGTCGCAATGGCTCTCGCGGGCTTCACCGACGACAAGAACAGCGTCTGGAAGCAGTTCTGCACCACGGCTAGACACAAACTCTCCGATCCATATTTAAAAGTGATATTCAGTTTTTTGACAGCTGAAAATTACAACTTCGAAAGTGTGCTG AATGAAAATGGTGTAACGGTGGATGATCGAGTCGCTTTTGCTTGTATGTTCCTACCAGATAATCGTTTGCATGACTATTTGAAGAAGTTGTCCGATAAGCTGATAGAAGAAGGCAATTTGGACGGGTTATTACTTACGGGTACCAACCAAGACGGAATTAGATTATTGCAGAAATATTTAGATGCCACTGGTGATATCCAATCGACTGTTCTCATCGCTGTACGTGCCTTTCCGGTGGAAACGTTTGCAGAAACCATAAAAGACTGGATATCGAG CTATCGGAATCTTCTCGACACTTGGCAACTGTGGAACGAGAGGGCCCACTTCGATATCATGTTGAGTACTTACTGGCCAGCGGACAAAGCACCCCAACAGGTTTACGTTTCTTGCAATTTCTGCGGCAAGAGCATCTCGGCCTACATGTACGGCCTCACGAGGGGACGAGGCCCCTTCTCGCGAATAGGCGGTACCGCCAACAAAGTTAAG ATGTCGTCCTGTCCGAATTGTCGCAAGCCGTTGCCCAGGTGCGCCATCTGTCTCATGCCCATGGGCACCACAACTGGAAATAATGCCGGCAGCGACACCGCCAAGATAatagaattttcaaattggTTCACGTGGTGCCAGACGTGCAGACACGGAGGACATGTTTCTCACATGACGCACTGGTTTGA CGAACACTCCGAGTGTCCAGTGACTGCTTGTACTTGCAAATGTTTTTCCGTAGACTCAGTCAGTAATGCGATGATTAAGTGA
- the mio gene encoding GATOR2 complex protein MIOS-B isoform X1 — translation MFSIFHKMSSKLEIQWSPITNKFITWGSEICLYEVHQDRDNVFQSIKLSSTTSANLLATNTNHHYVKCLDIYPKSDTDLLLAVGLSNGRIALSTFGPTEYDALGLTGKELVPRHARQCNAVCWNTIETSWVAAGLDKYRADNSVLIWDITKSSPNNENNNSGRLAVNTMAPGVELAKPIAEFGVSETAHSMAWFSSNSKIIAVGMNLKNIKFVDIRDPNKITNSTLTKAVFGLSVDPNDDRHLASFFENNIYVWDTRNFEKPILTLHQNKPVIKIAWCPTKYNLLGALQKDSSVINLYDIQHTVIGNEEVEPSVLERDVAPGSPHNIMSFSWHNSDENRFLTIALSGTITDYTVFDRITLNWAPTSNVVWTYGRKTMKYINDCPLQDISTKIRQRALAGYGLKAELYKNGEMVDNEMLSNVWNWLFLSGKLVDDGTLTGTQCKHPGVQAVLRIDPSNSKSELYSLLWSDLGNKNCQGVVRIFKHDDRDKALYLCSWHFERDSNQLTQFLEQLEKEQAYTRAAAIAVFNLKIRLAIDILSRAQESGSHSLALNVVAMALAGFTDDKNSVWKQFCTTARHKLSDPYLKVIFSFLTAENYNFESVLNENGVTVDDRVAFACMFLPDNRLHDYLKKLSDKLIEEGNLDGLLLTGTNQDGIRLLQKYLDATGDIQSTVLIAVRAFPVETFAETIKDWISSYRNLLDTWQLWNERAHFDIMLSTYWPADKAPQQVYVSCNFCGKSISAYMYGLTRGRGPFSRIGGTANKVKMSSCPNCRKPLPRCAICLMPMGTTTGNNAGSDTAKIIEFSNWFTWCQTCRHGGHVSHMTHWFDEHSECPVTACTCKCFSVDSVSNAMIK, via the exons ATGTTCAGCAT ATTCCACAAAATGTCTTCAAAGTTAGAAATACAATGGTCTCCtatcacaaacaaatttatcaCATGGGGTTCCGAGATTTGTTTGTATGAAGTCCACCAAGACCGCGACAATGTTTTTCAAA gtatTAAACTATCTAGTACAACTTCAGCAAATTTATTAGCTACAAACACCAATCACCATTATGTCAAATGTTTAGATATATACCCCAAATCAGACACAGATTTGCTGTTAGCTGTGGGTCTGTCAAATGGAAGAATTGCCTTATCCACATTTGGGCCTACAGAGTATGATGCTTTGGGTTTAACTGGAAAAGAATTAG TGCCAAGACATGCCAGACAGTGCAATGCAGTCTGTTGGAATACAATTGAAACAAGTTGGGTGGCTGCTGGTTTGGACAAGTACAGAGCAGACAACTCCGTCCTCATTTGGGATATAACAAAATCCTCACCAAATAATGAGAATAACAACTCTGGAAGGCTGGCTGTCAACACTATGGCCCCAGGAGTAGAACTTGCAAAGCCAATAGCTGAGTTTGGGGTGTCTGAGACAGCCCACAGCATGGCATGGTTTAGCAGTAACAGTAAAATCATTGCTGTTGGTATGAATCTGAAGAATATCAAGTTTGTTGACATCAGAG ACCCCAATAAAATCACAAATTCTACTTTAACCAAAGCAGTGTTTGGATTGAGTGTGGATCCAAATGATGACAGACACCTAGcgtcattttttgaaaacaatatcTACGTTTGGGACACCCGCAATTTCGAGAAACCAATTCTCACATTACATCAGAATAAACCAGTGATTAAGATCGCTTGGTGTCCTACAAA GTATAATCTCTTAGGGGCGTTACAAAAAGACAGTTCTGTAATTAATTTGTATGATATTCAACACACTGTCATTGGGAATGAAGAAGTGGAACCGTCGGTTTTGGAACGAGATGTGGCGCCAGGGTCTCCTCATAATATTATGTCATTTTCTTGGCATAATTCGGATGAGAATAGATTCTTGACAATTGCGCTGTCAG GAACCATAACCGACTACACCGTGTTCGACAGGATAACGTTAAACTGGGCCCCCACATCGAACGTCGTTTGGACCTACGGTCGAAAAACAATGAAGTACATAAACGACTGCCCCTTGCAAGACATCTCCACAAAAATCAGACAGAGGGCGCTGGCCGGTTATGGCTTGAAA GCAGAACTCTACAAAAACGGCGAAATGGTGGACAATGAAATGTTATCGAACGTCTGGAACTGGTTGTTTCTAAGCGGAAAGCTCGTAGACGACGGGACATTGACAGGTACTCAATGCAAACATCCCGGAGTTCAGGCCGTGTTACGAATTGACCCCAGCAACAGCAAATCGGAACTTTACTCTCTTCTGTGGTCAGATTTGGGGAACAAGAATTGCCAGGGCGTCGTCAGAATATTCAA ACACGACGATCGCGACAAAGCACTGTATTTGTGTAGTTGGCATTTCGAGAGAGATTCGAATCAACTGACACAGTTCCTCGAGCAGCTCGAAAAAGAACAGGCGTACACTAGAGCTGCAGCGATTGCCGTGTTCAATTTAAAGATTCGTCTGGCGATTGACATTTTGAGTCGAGCCCAAGAGAGCGGATCCCACAGTTTGGCCTTGAATGTCGTCGCAATGGCTCTCGCGGGCTTCACCGACGACAAGAACAGCGTCTGGAAGCAGTTCTGCACCACGGCTAGACACAAACTCTCCGATCCATATTTAAAAGTGATATTCAGTTTTTTGACAGCTGAAAATTACAACTTCGAAAGTGTGCTG AATGAAAATGGTGTAACGGTGGATGATCGAGTCGCTTTTGCTTGTATGTTCCTACCAGATAATCGTTTGCATGACTATTTGAAGAAGTTGTCCGATAAGCTGATAGAAGAAGGCAATTTGGACGGGTTATTACTTACGGGTACCAACCAAGACGGAATTAGATTATTGCAGAAATATTTAGATGCCACTGGTGATATCCAATCGACTGTTCTCATCGCTGTACGTGCCTTTCCGGTGGAAACGTTTGCAGAAACCATAAAAGACTGGATATCGAG CTATCGGAATCTTCTCGACACTTGGCAACTGTGGAACGAGAGGGCCCACTTCGATATCATGTTGAGTACTTACTGGCCAGCGGACAAAGCACCCCAACAGGTTTACGTTTCTTGCAATTTCTGCGGCAAGAGCATCTCGGCCTACATGTACGGCCTCACGAGGGGACGAGGCCCCTTCTCGCGAATAGGCGGTACCGCCAACAAAGTTAAG ATGTCGTCCTGTCCGAATTGTCGCAAGCCGTTGCCCAGGTGCGCCATCTGTCTCATGCCCATGGGCACCACAACTGGAAATAATGCCGGCAGCGACACCGCCAAGATAatagaattttcaaattggTTCACGTGGTGCCAGACGTGCAGACACGGAGGACATGTTTCTCACATGACGCACTGGTTTGA CGAACACTCCGAGTGTCCAGTGACTGCTTGTACTTGCAAATGTTTTTCCGTAGACTCAGTCAGTAATGCGATGATTAAGTGA